From the genome of Neochlamydia sp. AcF84:
GGGGTTCATGCAAGCTATAAACTTTGCGAGAATCATTCCTTTGTTGAGCATAAATACGCTTGATAATTTCTAAAAGATAAGAGCTTTCTGTCTCAAGAGATTGTCCTTCTGTCTTTCTTTCAAAATCACGGATTAACCTTCCCAAATAATTATGCAGCCTTTTTTCTTCTCTTTTTGCTCTTTTCAGCTGACGGGCATGGGCTTAACGAGCACGCATGCACAATGCTGTTTTAGCTAGCTTTTTGTAGGTTTGGCGCAAAGTGATTTGGCTACTATCGGCCATTTTTACAAGCGCTTGAATAGATTTAAAGTAAAGTTTGGCATCGGTAGGAAAGGCGATAGCTTTAGGCATTACGGTTGTATCGGCAATGACTTTTTTAAAGCTTTTTTTTTCACTGCGCCTGTCAGAACAGCTGCTGCAATCGTCCCTTGTAAAATCTTGCTAAGTCCAGCTTCGCCTAATCTAGATCTCCATCTAATTAAAGAAGTAGGATGAATAGGCAGCGCATGATGCCAAAACTCATACCCACAAAAGTATTGCCAATAAGGATTTTCTACCCATCGATGCACCACATTTACATCCGAAAGCCCATACATATGCTGCAAGATAAAGAGCCCTACAACTAGCCTTACAGGCTTAGCTGGCTGCCCTATCTTTTCTACAAACAGCTTATCAAACTCTTCTTCCAGCTGCTTCCATTCAATCAATTTGGATAGCTGGATAAGAGGATGATCTAGATTGAGTTCATCGCTAAATCGAGATTTAAAAAGACGGCTTTGTTTGTTATCTAGCTTGATTGGTTTCATAGTCAACTTTGCAAGAAATTAAGAGCTTTATAATGATTTAGGCGTAAACAAATTATAGCGATTTGGGAGAAAAAACGCTCTCAAAACATGCTTAAGCATGAAATATCCTTTAAATCATGTCAAACTAAATAGCTTTTATATCTATCCTCTTCATTCCTTTAGAAAGGACTGCTTTGAGTAGAAATCTTCCAGCGCTCATCCTGGATGAGATCATAAAGATCTCGGCCCGTGAAAGCTGTCACCCCTACATCTCGTAGCCACGCAGAAAGCCCATAGCGCCAGTAATCACGAGCATAGCAGGTATAGAAGACATCCAAGGGCATGGAAAAAGCTACCCCTTTATCATGATAAACAGAACCATTAATGACATCATGGCCATTAGTATGAGTATACCAAATAGTGATGGTAAGCCCACTCTTAAATTTGCGAGACACCTCCCCGCGGATGCCCCAGTCGTTAGCAAGGAATTTTCCTGCTTTTAATTTAAGGTTTACATTCGCCCATTCCCAATTATAGTAAAGATTCAGAAAATATTGGGAGCCAATAAATTTTTTATGAGTGAGCGTGTAAAAATGAGGGGTAGAGAATTTTAATTGGCGAATTTTATTCGTAAACCAAACACCATTTAATGCACGCTTTCCCACTAAAGCACCTTCTATACCTACCGCCAAGGGCTTATTAAGTGGACAATATAAAAATTCTGTCGCTAAACCGCCATATTCCTCTTCAAAGAGTCCCAAGGCTACTCGGCTATACCACCCTTTACCCATATTCCAATTTTTTTGAAGATATGCCTCATCAACAGTTAATCCTTTTTGTTGGAAATAGCGAATCATGTCTGTACGCACATGGATAAGATGCGAAGGATTCAACCGATCAACGGGAGAAATATGATGAAGATTAGAAAAAATATTCCACCCAAGTAATACACTATAATAAACATCTCCTGCCAAGAAGCCATTAAAACCAGCGTTTAACCCTAGCGAGTACTTCATTTTGCCACGAGAACTACCAAAAAAAGAATGGGTCTTAGGAAGCAGTTCAAAATTAAAGCCAGAACGAGTATTTTTGAACAGCTGTAAATCTTCCCTTGTCGGTGAGAAGGAAAGCTCTGTTTTATGGGTTAATAAATCTAATTCTTGCGCGCCTCTTTTCCCCTCGCCAAATTGCCTGACCCACTTCATATGATAGTGATATTCTTGCACAGGAAAACCTAAGTCCGATTCCACGACTATGTTAACTTTTTCTATATCATTGGGGATCAGCCCAGCTAGAAGATAAGACAGCTGCTCTTGCACATCATATTCCGAACGAAAAAGACGATTGATTAAATGAATCCGCAAAGCTGTTGGGCGACAGACAGAGGTGTTTTGATTAGCAAGCCTAATTTGTAGGATTTCAAAACCTTGCTCTCGAAAAGCATTGATAAGTTCTTGAGCAAGAATAAAAGGAGGCCTTAACTCTCCTATAGGTTCACGGTTAACGGGGGCCTTATAAGGTAGAGGAGTCCCAACTTTAGGAAGAAAACCTTTAGTCGTGCCGAAATTGTAAAAAGTTGACAAGGAAAAAGCTAAAGTGTGCCCTTTGATATAGCTAACAGCCAAATCGTACTGGCCTGCTAATCGATATTTAAGGCCAAAATTTATAGGGCTTTTTTTTACCCTTCCTCGTGGATGCTTTTCTATTTCTGGATCTTTATACGGGGTAGCGTCATACTCTGCAACCAAAGCAAGATTTTTAAGGTAACTTTGCTGACTTTGCCGAAAAGGCATCCACACAATCCCTCCAAACCATTTTTTTAAGCGCTTAGTGCCATATCCTAAGCTTACTTCCAAGTTCTGGTTAAGTAACACTTGGGTAAAGACTATATAATTAGCTATAAAATTTTTAGTCCCCATGAAGTCTTGCAAGCCTACAGCTACACCAGGCAGCTTATAGCCACTCTCTTCAGGAAGTAGGAGAGCAAATTTTAAATTGGCCCCTTTATCGGATAAATCTCCAAAACCAAGCGGCGTTAAAATTGGGTCGGCCACTCCCTTAAAGATCCTATAGCTTCCTGAGACTTCAAGTCTGCTAAATAGTTGAGCTCTTAAGCTAAAGTTTTTATAAGGATGGACATGGGAATATCCTACACCTATCTCACCTGGCTCTCCCATACGTGCTGAGGGCATATTAAAATAACCGCCCTGCTGATAAAAATCATAAGTTACAGGCATCTTTTCAGAAAGCTTACGGTTAACATATTCAATAACGATAAGATCGTTAAAAAGCCTCTCCGCTTGATCTTCAGCGCCCATGCAAATAGAAAATTTTCCTACAAATGGGAGAACACATGCCGAAAAAAATACTAATTTGTAGAAAAAAGATGCTTTTGTCATGAGCCAAGTTAAGCTTTTATAATGAAAAAAAAGAATAATTCTTCATCACAGAAATTGCAAGAGGGAAAGCTGATCACTTTTTTCTCTAGCGCTGTTGCATAAATGGAAAAAAGCATCTGCAGTAAGTTGGCTCTTTAACGCTTGAAAGCTATAAAGTTTAGTCTGCTAGCTCACAAAACTTAAGGCAGATAATGTGCAAAAAAGCTCACCTACCACCTATGCAGTTAGCCCAAGTATAATGCAGCTTTGGTTAAGAGGGAGCATAACTTAATAATCCTAGAGATAGAGTTATTAAAAGAGGGGGGAAATGAAAGCACAGCGAAGATAAGGCCTATCTTAATAACGCTATCCTATGCACGTTGATGGATAATGCTACTAGCATTTACTTCTTCCAAGCTCAACAAGAATTTTTATTGTTATTGATTGCTTTGCTACCGTGGTGGCTGCCCATTCCTTGTTATACCCCTCTCTACAGGCGGGCTAAACTACTTGAGCAAAAACTTGGAGAAGTTAAGTCGTAAGCGTACAAAAGAGATAACCTTCGATTCGCCTAGAGTAAAGGTTTAGGGCGAAGGGGAATGGAAAGCGTACGAGCATGCCAAAACTAAGCGTAGGACATGGAGAAAGATTCACTTAAGCCTGTGCCCAGATACACATAAAATTATTTTTAAGTAAACTGATAAAAAAAGCAGTAAAGTCGATGAACTAATACCCAATATAAATGTATCACAAACTACCAAAAGGTATAAAAACACTTACATAGATGGACGTTATAATAAATAAGCTTCCTACCGATCATTGTACATTCAGGCCATAGATGCTGGAGAGTCCTTCTTAGAAGAGGAAGAAGACTACAAAAAAGAGGCAAATCATCCTTTAAGAGACGAGATTATTAAGCGTATTATAAAAAAGCATCAAATTATTTAAATTTTAAACAAAAATACATTGACTTAAAAAATAAAAAACAAAAATAATAATCAGTTTAATTAAAAAACAACAACAAGTTCTTAACTCCACATGCTGGCAACCATACAAATAGGCTTATTATTTTCCCTTACTAAATTTACTGTTATCTCCATAAGACAGCTGCCCGATGAGCTGCTATTGCCCATCTTTTCTGTAAGCACTCGATCTCCTTAGTAAAGTGGAGTTTGCAACCGCTAATAGTTTATACAAAACGTTCTTTAAACATGATAATCAAGGAGAAAAGATGGTAAATACATTGACAAATGCTGATAGCCATAAAAATGGGATAACTATTTCCCCCAATGATTCTACTATTACATCTATAAAACAACTGCCAAATGAGCTGCTACTGCATATTTTTTCTTTTCTGCAAGCTTTCGACCTCTTAGAAGTTGAACTAACATGCCATCAATGGAAAAATTTGGCCCACGACGAGACTTTATGGAAGGATCTTTGTCGAAAGCATTTTGAAAAATGCTGGGTTGATGAGAAGCCTTACAAAGAGAGCTATTTTGTAGCCCATCGAACAAAGCGTGAACACGAAAAATTAATGGCATTCTTAGGATCTTTAAAAAAGGTGGAGCGAAATTTTGAGTTAGCAAAATATATAGGTCTGCCGTGAGACCTGTAAAACATATGATCAGAATAATAAATTCTTAATCTTATTTTTGAAAGCAAGCCAACCTACAAACAAGAGTAAAGCGGAGTTTGCAACCGCTAATAGTTTATAAAAAACGTTCTTTAAATATGATAATCAAGGAGAGAAAATGGTAAATACATTGACAAATGCTGATAACCATAAAAATGGGACGACTATTTCCCCCAATGATTCTGCTGTTACATCTATAAAACAGCTGCCCGATGAGCTGCTAGTGCATATTTTTTCTTTTTTGCAAGCTTTCGACCTCTTAGAAGTTGAACTGACATGCCATCAATGGAAAAATTTGGCCCACGACGAGACTTTATGGAAAAATTTATATCAAAAGAATTATGAAACAGATTTGCCCGATGAGGGACCCTACAAAGAAAGCTATTTTGCAGCCCATCGAGTAGAGCAAAGAAATAAAAAAATTGATGAAATTTTTCGGTCCTTAAAACATGTGGAGCGAAATTTTGAGTTAGCAAAATACATAGGTCTGCCATGAAATCTGTAAAATGCATGAGGAGAATAATAAATTCTTAATCTTACCTTCAAAGCAAACCACGCTGCAAAGGCAGTGAAGCAAAGTTTGTCGTTGGTAATAATTTAGTAAGCGGTCACGAGGGTTAGCATTGCTTAATGCTTTTGATGCTAAGGCAATAACGTAAAGCAATAAGTGCGGTAAATAGAAAAAACAGCTATTTGCAAGCATTTTTGAATTTACAGATGCCCGCAGGCTCACATCTAAAGCTAGGTATACCCCTTGGCCGCTTACATATTTTATACAAAACGTTCTTTAAATATGATAATCAAGGAGATAAGATGGTAAATACATTGACAAATG
Proteins encoded in this window:
- a CDS encoding transposase, translated to MKPIKLDNKQSRLFKSRFSDELNLDHPLIQLSKLIEWKQLEEEFDKLFVEKIGQPAKPVRLVVGLFILQHMYGLSDVNVVHRWVENPYWQYFCGYEFWHHALPIHPTSLIRWRSRLGEAGLSKILQGTIAAAVLTGAVKKKALKKSLPIQP
- a CDS encoding YjbH domain-containing protein; translated protein: MGAEDQAERLFNDLIVIEYVNRKLSEKMPVTYDFYQQGGYFNMPSARMGEPGEIGVGYSHVHPYKNFSLRAQLFSRLEVSGSYRIFKGVADPILTPLGFGDLSDKGANLKFALLLPEESGYKLPGVAVGLQDFMGTKNFIANYIVFTQVLLNQNLEVSLGYGTKRLKKWFGGIVWMPFRQSQQSYLKNLALVAEYDATPYKDPEIEKHPRGRVKKSPINFGLKYRLAGQYDLAVSYIKGHTLAFSLSTFYNFGTTKGFLPKVGTPLPYKAPVNREPIGELRPPFILAQELINAFREQGFEILQIRLANQNTSVCRPTALRIHLINRLFRSEYDVQEQLSYLLAGLIPNDIEKVNIVVESDLGFPVQEYHYHMKWVRQFGEGKRGAQELDLLTHKTELSFSPTREDLQLFKNTRSGFNFELLPKTHSFFGSSRGKMKYSLGLNAGFNGFLAGDVYYSVLLGWNIFSNLHHISPVDRLNPSHLIHVRTDMIRYFQQKGLTVDEAYLQKNWNMGKGWYSRVALGLFEEEYGGLATEFLYCPLNKPLAVGIEGALVGKRALNGVWFTNKIRQLKFSTPHFYTLTHKKFIGSQYFLNLYYNWEWANVNLKLKAGKFLANDWGIRGEVSRKFKSGLTITIWYTHTNGHDVINGSVYHDKGVAFSMPLDVFYTCYARDYWRYGLSAWLRDVGVTAFTGRDLYDLIQDERWKISTQSSPF
- a CDS encoding F-box protein, producing MVNTLTNADNHKNGTTISPNDSAVTSIKQLPDELLVHIFSFLQAFDLLEVELTCHQWKNLAHDETLWKNLYQKNYETDLPDEGPYKESYFAAHRVEQRNKKIDEIFRSLKHVERNFELAKYIGLP
- a CDS encoding F-box protein; the encoded protein is MVNTLTNADSHKNGITISPNDSTITSIKQLPNELLLHIFSFLQAFDLLEVELTCHQWKNLAHDETLWKDLCRKHFEKCWVDEKPYKESYFVAHRTKREHEKLMAFLGSLKKVERNFELAKYIGLP